The Spirosoma radiotolerans genome has a window encoding:
- a CDS encoding 3-oxoacyl-ACP synthase III family protein: MYIHAVSHYLPSQVVGNEHFTQLNGLSSEWIIERTGIVERRKAAPGENSNTMTVDVVQRLMEKADLTNIDLIVGGTYTPYDTIVSIAHEAQHYLGIADIPVVSISTACSSLLNAIEVVEGYFALNKASRALVIVSEHNTLYYNETDTISGHLWGDGAAALLITKERQSEGDFAIKALQTGGAAHTPKATTGVMMKPADGGVTMPHGRDVFINACVYMPKASLQVIEQCGLELADVDYILPHQANLRISRNVMKTLGLPEEKLISNIQRYGNTGCAGCAIALSERWDSFQKGERIVITVFGGGYSFGAMLVEV, encoded by the coding sequence ATGTACATACATGCAGTAAGCCATTATCTGCCCTCGCAGGTAGTCGGCAATGAACATTTTACGCAGCTCAATGGTCTGTCCAGCGAGTGGATTATCGAGCGAACAGGAATTGTGGAGCGACGCAAAGCCGCTCCCGGCGAGAACTCAAATACCATGACGGTTGACGTCGTTCAACGACTCATGGAAAAAGCCGACCTGACCAATATTGATTTAATTGTAGGAGGTACCTATACGCCTTACGATACCATTGTCTCGATTGCTCACGAAGCGCAGCACTACCTGGGCATTGCCGACATTCCAGTCGTTTCCATTTCAACCGCCTGTTCGTCATTATTAAATGCGATTGAAGTGGTCGAGGGCTATTTTGCGCTTAACAAAGCGAGCCGTGCTTTGGTCATTGTATCGGAACACAATACGCTGTACTACAACGAAACCGATACTATCTCAGGGCATTTGTGGGGCGATGGAGCAGCCGCATTGCTGATCACCAAAGAACGGCAGAGTGAAGGTGATTTCGCAATTAAAGCCTTGCAAACCGGTGGGGCAGCGCATACACCCAAAGCGACGACAGGCGTAATGATGAAACCCGCCGATGGGGGCGTTACAATGCCACACGGCCGCGATGTGTTTATTAACGCTTGCGTATACATGCCCAAAGCCAGTTTACAGGTAATCGAGCAGTGCGGCCTGGAGCTTGCCGATGTGGATTATATTCTGCCTCACCAGGCCAATCTTCGCATCTCGCGCAATGTGATGAAAACATTGGGCTTACCTGAAGAAAAGCTGATTTCAAACATTCAGCGATATGGCAATACGGGTTGCGCTGGTTGCGCCATTGCTCTTTCGGAGCGGTGGGACAGTTTCCAGAAAGGTGAGCGTATCGTTATTA
- a CDS encoding glycosyltransferase yields MKKIRVLHVSTAHPAHDPRVVFKQCQTLAATYDVFCALPHADASAAPDIRFIRLPYFQRVGWRVLITCPFILLRGLWLRPRLVHVYVPEFIPFAYVFRLFGARIIYEVQENLHKKLHRKDVNKGYWLEKSFRWFDQLARQHFYFIFTEHGYVSTYSGLAKPHVILYNYPLLSFLKPFQIPYNPSREEPSFFYIGLLSFDRAIDTLVASLAKLKITHPRFIVHLFGRRTFTVDKLEKLTDYDLVRSHLCFYGYTDQRAAFPYAAQATAGLALLKPVGDYPESYTTKLFEYMALGLPVVTSDFPLYRAIVDRHKCGFCVSPYDPVQVADALAYLIEHPDEARSMGQRGQQAVQQLYNWTSEAKKLLQFYEQVIHTN; encoded by the coding sequence GTGAAAAAGATCCGCGTTTTGCATGTTAGCACGGCCCACCCTGCTCATGACCCCCGAGTGGTGTTTAAACAATGCCAAACGCTTGCCGCAACATACGACGTATTTTGTGCGCTTCCCCATGCCGATGCGTCTGCTGCTCCTGACATTCGTTTCATTCGTCTGCCTTATTTTCAGCGAGTAGGTTGGCGGGTGCTGATTACCTGCCCGTTTATTTTGCTTCGCGGCCTTTGGCTGCGTCCTCGGCTTGTTCATGTATATGTGCCGGAGTTCATTCCATTTGCGTATGTATTTCGGCTCTTTGGCGCGCGGATCATTTATGAGGTACAGGAAAACCTGCACAAGAAACTACATCGGAAAGACGTCAATAAAGGCTACTGGCTGGAAAAATCATTTCGCTGGTTTGACCAGCTCGCCCGGCAGCATTTCTATTTTATTTTCACCGAACACGGCTACGTAAGCACCTATTCTGGGCTAGCGAAGCCTCATGTTATCCTCTACAATTACCCACTTCTTTCTTTTCTCAAACCGTTTCAAATTCCTTACAACCCGAGTCGGGAAGAGCCATCGTTTTTCTACATTGGCTTACTTAGTTTTGACCGGGCAATCGACACACTCGTTGCCAGCTTGGCAAAATTGAAAATAACACACCCCCGGTTTATTGTCCATCTGTTTGGCCGGCGTACCTTTACAGTCGATAAACTGGAGAAACTGACTGATTACGACTTGGTACGGAGTCATCTTTGTTTTTATGGCTACACCGACCAGCGTGCTGCTTTTCCCTACGCTGCCCAGGCAACGGCTGGATTGGCGTTACTCAAACCGGTTGGTGATTATCCAGAATCCTATACAACAAAATTGTTTGAATATATGGCCCTGGGCCTCCCCGTCGTTACATCCGACTTTCCTCTTTATCGTGCTATTGTTGATCGACATAAATGCGGCTTTTGCGTTTCACCTTATGACCCGGTACAGGTGGCTGATGCACTCGCTTATTTGATTGAGCATCCCGACGAAGCCCGCTCCATGGGACAACGCGGACAACAAGCTGTGCAACAACTTTATAATTGGACGAGCGAAGCTAAAAAGCTACTTCAGTTTTATGAACAGGTAATTCATACAAACTAG